The following are from one region of the Aspergillus chevalieri M1 DNA, chromosome 1, nearly complete sequence genome:
- the ppe1 gene encoding putative ribosomal protein/carboxylic ester hydrolase (Ppe1) (BUSCO:EOG09264E5J;~COG:S;~EggNog:ENOG410PI68;~InterPro:IPR000073,IPR016812,IPR029058;~MEROPS:MER0036069;~PFAM:PF12697;~go_function: GO:0051723 - protein methylesterase activity [Evidence IEA];~go_process: GO:0006482 - protein demethylation [Evidence IEA]), translating into MRRHHLGPTTPRISHFEHQRPGLTQPTINLNAATINILNSPMSELQKSFAKAKIAKLPPEAPMIPEQPAGGSTMQPIGESDNDSSDASSTATAVPSPTRQLFARPSRGFQSSTSLPWTDFFTQELSLTQTIPSTNLRITHHVYLIPPSQSGPLFVMHHGAGSSGLSFAVCAEEIRKILPNAGILSLDARDHGITEVSRIDSSAEDGNAEIETDLMLETLSLDLLFVIRETQAKMGWETLPDIVLVGHSLGGAVVTDVAKKGELGQKLLAYAVLDIVEGSAMDALQSMEKYLATRPTRFPSLSSGIEWHTRSRTIRNRTSARVSVPSLLYEEGTPIDPSRPWIWRTNLNDTKPFWENWFIGLSRKFLEARGGKLLILAGTDRLDKELMIGQMQGKFQLQIFPEAGHFIQEDQPAKTAQVLVDFYKRNDRSALVLPPKVADMQASTAMNKSVGAINPNSFGKGGDGGQPGSIRKP; encoded by the exons ATGAGAAGACACCACCTCGGCCCAACGACACCACGGATATCCCACTTCGAACATCAACGACCCGGCTTGACACAACCAACCATAAACCTCAACGCCGCAACAATTAATATACTTAATTCACCCATGAGTGAGCTGCAGAAATCTTTCGCCAAGGCAAAAATAGCCAAACTGCCTCCCGAAGCTCCCATGATCCCTGAACAGCCGGCCGGTGGCTCTACTATGCAACCCATCGGCGAAAGCGACAATGATAGTTCTGATGCGTCGTCTACAGCAACTGCTGTTCCTTCGCCTACGAGGCAGCTGTTTGCGAGGCCAAGTCGAGG ATTCCAATCTTCAACATCCCTACCCTGGACCGACTTCTTCACTCAAGAACTCTCTCTCACCCAAACCATCCCCTCCACAAACCTCCGCATCACCCACCATGTCTACCTCATCCCACCCTCACAATCAGGCCCCCTATTCGTAATGCACCATGGCGCCGGCTCCTCTGGCCTCTCCTTTGCCGTCTGTGCAGAGGAGATCCGTAAAATCCTGCCCAATGCTGGTATCCTGTCCTTGGATGCGCGGGACCACGGGATCACAGAAGTCAGCAGGATTGATTCTTCTGCTGAGGACGGCAATGCGGAGATTGAGACTGATTTGATGCTTGAGACGCTTAGTCTGGATCTACTGTTTGTTATCCGTGAGACGCAGGCAAAGATGGGCTGGGAAACGCTCCCAGATATCGTCCTTGTTGGACATAGTCTAGGAGGTGCCGTTGTTACCGATGTCGCTAAGAAGGGCGAACTAGGCCAGAAGTTACTAGCCTATGCCGTGCTCGACATCGTCGAAGGCTCCGCAATGGACGCCCTCCAAAGTATGGAAAAGTATCTCGCAACACGCCCAACCCGCTTTCCATCTCTGTCATCTGGAATAGAATGGCATACGCGCTCTCGCACAATCCGGAACAGGACTTCAGCTCGTGTCTCTGTTCCATCGCTCCTCTACGAAGAAGGCACACCCATTGACCCCTCCCGCCCCTGGATCTGGCGGACAAATCTAAACGACACGAAACCATTCTGGGAGAATTGGTTCATTGGGCTAAGTCGGAAGTTTCTCGAAGCGCGCGGTGGGAAGCTACTTATCCTGGCTGGGACGGACCGGTTGGATAAGGAGTTAATGATTGGGCAGATGCAGG GGAAATTCCAACTCCAGATCTTCCCTGAAGCAGGACACTTTATACAAGAGGACCAGCCGGCTAAAACGGCGCAGGTCCTTGTAGATTTCTATAAGCGAAATGATCGCAGTGCGCTGGTGCTTCCGCCCAAGGTTGCTGATATGCAGGCTTCTACGGCTATGAACAAGAGCGTTGGTGCTATTAATCCGAATTCCTTTGGAAAGGGAGGTGACGGTGGTCAGCCGGGTTCTATAAGGAAGCCGTAA
- the cap2 gene encoding F-actin-capping protein subunit beta (COG:Z;~EggNog:ENOG410PH9Y;~InterPro:IPR043175,IPR037282,IPR042276,IPR001698, IPR019771;~PFAM:PF01115;~go_component: GO:0005737 - cytoplasm [Evidence IEA];~go_component: GO:0008290 - F-actin capping protein complex [Evidence IEA];~go_function: GO:0003779 - actin binding [Evidence IEA];~go_process: GO:0030036 - actin cytoskeleton organization [Evidence IEA];~go_process: GO:0051016 - barbed-end actin filament capping [Evidence IEA]): MADAQFDSALDLLRRLNPRDTKRNLQAITTVVPDLTEDLLSSVDQPLEIRRCPKTKRDYLLCDYNRDGDSYRSPWSNEFDPPLDDGTVPSERVRKLEVAANEAFDVYRDLYYEGGVGSVYFWDLDDGFAGVILLKKGVTPGAKSSGEWDSIHVFEATDRARMSHYKLTSTVILHLSNGNESLGEMDLSGNMTRQVEVDLPVDSDASHVANVGRLVEDMELKMRNLLQEVYFGKAKDVVGELRSLAPLSETNRDRAAQLEMIKSLQR, translated from the exons ATGGCTGACGCTCAATTCGACAGTGCACT GGACCTCCTCCGGCGTCTCAACCCCCGCGACACCAAGCGCAACCTCCAGGCAATCACAACTGTGGTCCCCGATCTCACCGAAgacctcctctcctccgtcGACCAGCCCCTGGAGATTCGCCGTTGTCCGAAGACCAAGCGCGACTATCTGCTCTGCGATTACAACAGAGACGGTGACAGCTACCGGTCACCCTGGAGCAATGAATTCGATCCACCGCTTGATGACGGAACTGTGCCTAGTGAGCGGGTGAGGAAGCTCGAGGTTGCGGCCAACGAGGCCTTTGATGTTTATCGTGATTTGTACTATGAGGGCGGTGTTGGGAGTGTTTACTTCTGGGATTTGGATGATGGGTTTGCGGGTGTTATTCTTTTGAAGAAGG GAGTTACGCCGGGTGCGAAGAGCTCAGGGGAATGGGACAGTATCCACGTCTTCGAAGCCACCGATCGGGCACGCATGTCCCATTACAAGCTCACCAGTACCGTCATCCTTCATTTGTCCAACGGAAACGAGAGCCTGGGTGAGATGGATCTTAGCGGCAACATGACCCGCCAGGTGGAAGTGGACTTGCCTGTTGACTCGGATGCAAGCCACGTTGCCAACGTTGGTAGACTGGTTGAGGATATGGaattgaagatgaggaaCTTGCTGC AGGAGGTCTACTTTGGAAAGGCCAAGGACGTGGTGGGAGAACTCCGGA GTCTTGCTCCTCTGTCCGAGACGAACAGGGACAGAGCTGCTCAACTGGAGATGATCAAGTCCTTGCAGAGGTAG
- the TAF5 gene encoding putative transcription initiation factor TFIID subunit (COG:K;~EggNog:ENOG410PFWW;~InterPro:IPR037783,IPR036322,IPR019775,IPR015943, IPR007582,IPR001680,IPR020472,IPR037264,IPR006594, IPR017986;~PFAM:PF00400,PF08513,PF04494;~TransMembrane:1 (i127-145o);~go_function: GO:0005515 - protein binding [Evidence IEA]) has protein sequence MSAPGGAPSPAPRSGSIGPGGGGMSMPSQQSMPATTPGPTPGPPPAPPSGAMSQQNLNQIVIDYLAKKGYSRTEAMLRMESANQEIDGRPLPPLGEDARPKYRLGFDLLKVWVEDNLDLYKPELKRVLWPLFVYTFLSMVTSFYPQDARQFFDVNKNLFLPEHTEDVRALEPISLPEHVQDNSTAKLYRNNKYRLILSNPAFGNLMQFLESKQKEGGSVMSALLSSYCTILTRDRAVDDRFSFAAMLGQAGMGQTFPAEDEGIPGHHPGSAYTGDNPAMAGTLPRLKLGKLPMEQNLETDVRGELADEDTKNPPGPGRNTLLQEFDQMIKKEEDEDAPTRADIPYPPSTARDVAMEVQHVKENRDRLKIEGRTGGVGPAVSVCMFTFHNTYDGITCLDFSDDNMLVAAGMQESYIRVWSMDGKRIPTTYDNVDDAPPSNSRRLIGHSGPIYAVSFAPSATRSENAVAPTNARWLLSSSADKTIRLWSLDLWQCMVVYKGHDQPVWDLNWGPYGHYFVSGGHDKTARLWVTDHIRQQRIFAGHDQDVDCVAFHPNSAYVFTGSSDHTVRMWAVTTGNAVRMFTGHTGNITALACSRDGRLLASADDHGSIFLWDLAPGRLMKRMRGHGKGGIWSLSWSVESTVLVSGGADGTVRVWDVTGPAQDPSQGRVIGEGGAGTKVDGGNASASAQASSSVAPGMGKKKGKDVVVTPDQISAFPTKKSPVYRVKFTNMNLIIAGGAYLP, from the exons ATGTCAGCGCCAGGCGGGGCCCCGAGCCCTGCTCCTCGAAGTGGAAGTATCGGGcctggcggaggaggaatgTCAATGCCTTCCCAGCAGTCGATGCCAGCAACAACCCCAGGACCAACTCCAGGCCCTCCACCGGCTCCTCCCAGTGGAGCTATGTCGCAGCAGAATTTGAACCAGATA GTCATCGACTATTTGGCCAAAAAGGGATACAGTCGTACGGAAGCTATGCTTCGGATGGAGTCTGCAAATCAAGAGATTGACGGACGTCCTTTGCCTCCTCTTGGGGAAGACGCACGCCCGAAATACAGGCTTGGGTTTG ATTTGCTCAAAGTCTGGGTTGAAGACAACCTTGATTTATATAAGCCGGAACTCAAACGCGTTCTTTGGCCCCTCTTCGTCTACACATTCCTTAGCATGGTCACCTCTTTCTATCCGCAAGATGCCCGACAATTCTTCGATGTGAACAAGAACCTCTTCCTGCCGGAGCACACAGAGGATGTGCGCGCTCTCGAACCGATTAGCCTCCCAGAACACGTCCAGGACAACTCGACCGCTAAGTTATATCGCAATAACAAGTACCGCTTGATTCTCAGTAATCCGGCATTCGGGAACCTTATGCAGTTCCTTGAGAGCAAACAGAAGGAGGGAGGGTCAGTCATGTCTGCTCTTTTGAGTAGTTACTGTACGATTCTTACGCGGGATCGCGCGGTCGATGACCGATTCAGTTTTGCTGCCATGCTGGGCCAAGCTGGCATGGGCCAAACATTCCCTGCTGAGGATGAAGGAATTCCGGGCCATCACCCTGGATCTGCTTATACTGGCGATAACCCGGCCATGGCGGGGACGTTACCCCGCCTAAAACTGGGGAAGCTCCCGATGGAGCAGAACCTGGAGACCGATGTGCGAGGCGAGCTTGCGGACGAGGACACAAAGAACCCTCCAGGACCAGGTCGTAACACGCTTCTCCAGGAGTTTGACCAAATGATCAaaaaggaggaagatgaggacgCTCCCACTAGGGCTGATATTCCTTATCCTCCCTCGACTGCTCGGGACGTGGCTATGGAAGTTCAGCATGTCAAGGAGAATCGTGATAGACTCAAAATTGAAGGACGGACAGGTGGCGTTGGCCCAGCTGTCAGTGTCTGCATGTTTACCTTTCACAACACCTATGATGG GATCACATGCTTAGATTTCTCGGATGACAATATGCTTGTCGCAGCCGGTATGCAAGAGTCCTATATTCGAGTTTGGAGTATGGACGGTAAGCGAATTCCAACGACTTACGATAACGTGGACGATGCCCCTCCATCCAACTCTCGCCGCCTGATTGGGCATTCTGGGCCTATCTACGCAGTATCATTTGCACCATCAGCCACGCGATCAGAGAATGCTGTGGCACCGACCAATGCTCGCTGGTTGCTTTCATCCTCCGCTGACAAGACCATCCGTCTCTGGTCCCTCGACTTGTGGCAATGCATGGTCGTTTACAAGGGCCATGACCAGCCTGTATGGGATCTTAACTGGGGCCCGTACGGCCACTACTTTGTTTCAGGGGGTCACGATAAGACTGCCCGTCTCTGGGTCACCGATCACATCCGCCAACAACGTATTTTTGCTGGTCACGATCAGGATGTTGATTGTGTTGCTTTTCACCCGAACTCCGCCTACGTGTTTACCGGCAGTTCAGACCACACCGTTCGCATGTGGGCAGTAACCACTGGTAACGCCGTCCGTATGTTCACTGGTCATACCGGAAACATCACCGCTTTAGCATGCAGCAGAGACGGAAGGCTCCTGGCATCCGCAGATGATCATGGCTCGATCTTTCTGTGGGACCTGGCACCAGGACGGCTTATGAAGCGCATGCGCGGCCACGGAAAGGGAGGCATTTGGTCTCTCAGCTGGAGCGTGGAGTCAACAGTCCTAGTCTCCGGGGGCGCAGACGGAACCGTTCGCGTGTGGGACGTCACCGGTCCAGCCCAAGACCCGTCCCAAGGCCGTGTTATCGGTGAAGGCGGAGCTGGAACTAAGGTCGACGGAGGTAATGCCTCAGCTAGTGCGCAGGCTTCCAGCTCTGTTGCCCCGGGTATGGGTaagaagaagggcaaggaCGTGGTTGTTACGCCGGATCAGATCAGTGCGTTCCCTACCAAGAAGAGTCCTGTTTACAGGGTGAAGTTCACCAATATGAACTTGATCATTGCTGGGGGCGCTTATCTTCCGTGA
- a CDS encoding mediator of RNA polymerase II transcription subunit 11 (COG:S;~EggNog:ENOG410PSDC;~InterPro:IPR019404;~PFAM:PF10280;~go_component: GO:0016592 - mediator complex [Evidence IEA];~go_function: GO:0003712 - transcription coregulator activity [Evidence IEA];~go_process: GO:0006357 - regulation of transcription by RNA polymerase II [Evidence IEA]), whose protein sequence is MAESKEPGQPDQTLTSADRIRQLNDVDKDVAKLIHSAGLAVQALTNARSNDSPSATATADTSLDSHKSRFKEATSQYFALLSSIDVRLRRQVYALEEASVLAPDSASRTGEGGAAGGGGAGAANPLDISWLNSRNDTVGKDKEAELWAAAKGFVEQIGNATSTEPVKTEEGHKMEVD, encoded by the exons ATGGCAGAAAGCAAAGAGCCCGGTCAACCGGACCAGACACTCACGTCAGCTGACCGGATTCGGCAGCTAAACGACGTGGACAAG GACGTCGCAAAGCTCATCCACTCCGCCGGCCTTGCAGTTCAAGCCCTGACCAACGCCCGATCCAACGATTCCCCctcagcaacagcaacggCAGACACATCCCTCGACTCCCACAAGTCCCGTTTCAAAGAAGCCACCTCACAATACTTCGCCCTCCTTTCCTCCATTGACGTCCGACTCCGTCGCCAGGTCTATGCTCTAGAAGAAGCTTCCGTTCTTGCTCCGGATTCTGCGTCCCGAACAGGTGAGGGAGGTGCTGCTGGTGGGGGAGGTGCGGGGGCCGCGAACCCGTTGGATATCAGTTGGTTGAATAGTAGGAATGATACTGTTGGAAAGGATAAGGAGGCTGAGCTTTGGGCTGCTGCCAAGGGGTTTGTGGAGCAGATTGGCAACGCGACTTCAACGGAACCGGTGAAGACAGAGGAGGGTCATAAGATGGAAGTTGATTGA
- the mph1 gene encoding 3'-5' DNA helicase (BUSCO:EOG092614O9;~COG:L;~EggNog:ENOG410PH1A;~InterPro:IPR027417,IPR001650,IPR014001,IPR006935, IPR039686;~PFAM:PF00270,PF00271,PF04851;~go_function: GO:0003677 - DNA binding [Evidence IEA];~go_function: GO:0005524 - ATP binding [Evidence IEA];~go_function: GO:0016787 - hydrolase activity [Evidence IEA];~go_function: GO:0043138 - 3'-5' DNA helicase activity [Evidence IEA];~go_process: GO:0006281 - DNA repair [Evidence IEA]), protein MSDLDDDYNDYFNEYDFLAAEASEASAESNENIPRATKRRRLEEPDEHGEDGESVGSQTDSFRASEDGDNDKYASDSFIDDDEVRSPSGKLYGEFDGESRSKLKAFYPKHSAMQEDIFVTQLTQPPSPPERIRGPRWKKPDPEPLTPKPPTTTPIPSVRDPQSGSSGGSNGGPVRDEGLGGDNEFSDDEGLNAAIAASLESFEEENSRAATCSFSHEPPQPRQEAAAASSYQNSNKNNVLTDSFLDDIPDDAFDSEPSLSPPPRTNTQAAQRTQTWPNMGRPSNGPTGLRQTTLFGMVARNAEKSAPRGEQNISPPDKEEPPTHHKLDNDATATWVYPMNLGNTRDYQFNITQSGLFHNLLVALPTGLGKTFIAATIMLNWFRWTKSAQIVFVAPTKPLVAQQISACFGVAGIPRSQTTMLTGEAAPGIRSEEWKTKRVFFMTPQTLVNDLKTGIADPKRIVLLVVDEAHRATGGYAYVEVVSFLRRFNKSFRVLALTATPGSTVESVQAVIDGLDIARVEIRTEQSLDIREYVHSKDIETQTFENSEEMVLCMDLFSRALQPLVDQLRTLNAYWGRDPMMLTAFGLTKARQQWMASDAGRNANMGLKAKTNAIFTVLASLAHAIDLLKYHGITPFYRHLLHFQSSVDGKKGGKYQRQVVQDDHYKKLMNHLDPWVKNPEFIGHPKLEYLKQVILNHFMDAGEGGEGSSQSATKVMIFVHFRDSAEEVTRVLKRYEPMIRPHIFVGQSSAKGSDGMNQKTQLGVVEKFKKGTYNTMVATSIGEEGLDIGEVDLIVCYDSSASPIRMLQRMGRTGRKRSGNIVLLLMQGKEEESYIRAKDNYEKMQQMIASGTRFTFHDDASPRILPADVKPVPDKRQIDIPDENAQQDLPEPKKGKGRAPKRPPKKFHMPDDVETGFTKASRLTGDRKSKAGDKSKRRVRTPTPEPVELPALDEVLLTSPQQRELEHRYQNIGGTSPQFIRYPRNDAFPRLQHVLRPTKSVRHGKVTRRMIGTLRNMANVNADCEKRFKHILSLVPKPPPKRSSFVGQAPRQKQSDEQPTNHSKGLKPLHSNLKPNQLPVEFNGESDLDDEPPSPDVLSSLGDRQEPPKASQVSDLDGNYDLPDLKTLFEQADADSQPTHKRRRVVDDECDE, encoded by the coding sequence ATGTCAGACCTGGATGATGATTACAACGATTACTTCAATGAATATGATTTTCTAGCCGCTGAAGCTTCCGAAGCAAGCGCAGAATCGAACGAAAACATTCCCCGAGCGACGAAGCGACGTCGTTTGGAAGAACCTGACGAACATGGTGAAGATGGAGAAAGCGTAGGATCACAGACTGATTCCTTTCGTGCCTCTGAAGATGGCGACAATGACAAATATGCTTCAGATTCGTTCATAGATGACGATGAGGTCCGCTCACCTAGTGGAAAATTATACGGGGAATTTGACGGGGAGTCGAGGAGCAAGTTAAAGGCCTTCTATCCGAAACACAGTGCCATGCAAGAGGATATCTTTGTTACACAGTTGACCCAACCTCCCTCGCCGCCTGAACGGATCCGTGGACCTCGTTGGAAGAAACCTGATCCAGAGCCTCTCACGCCGAAGCCTCCTACGACTACACCTATTCCATCAGTACGCGATCCACagagcggcagcagcggcggtAGCAATGGTGGACCAGTACGGGATGAAGGACTAGGAGGTGATAATGAATTCTCTGACGATGAAGGATTGAATGCCGCCATTGCGGCATCGCTTGAATCCTTCGAGGAGGAAAATTCTCGGGCAGCCACATGTTCATTTTCACATGAGCCACCGCAACCGCGACAAGAAGCGGCTGCTGCTTCCAGTTATCAAAATAGCAACAAAAACAATGTTTTAACTGACTCGTTTCTTGACGATATACCGGATGATGCGTTTGACTCGGAGCCGTCTCTATCTCCCCCACCCAGAACGAATACTCAAGCGGCACAGCGAACTCAGACATGGCCAAACATGGGCCGTCCTTCAAATGGGCCTACCGGCCTTCGTCAAACAACACTATTTGGCATGGTTGCTCGGAATGCGGAGAAATCGGCACCTAGAGGTGAACAGAATATCTCTCCACCTGACAAGGAAGAGCCTCCCACTCATCACAAACTGGACAACGACGCCACTGCTACATGGGTCTACCCTATGAATTTGGGAAATACAAGAGATTACCAGTTCAATATAACTCAAAGTGGCCTCTTCCACAATTTGCTAGTGGCGCTGCCGACAGGTTTGGGAAAGACATTCATAGCGGCAACTATCATGCTGAATTGGTTTCGCTGGACAAAGAGTGCCCAAATCGTTTTCGTGGCGCCTACAAAGCCCCTCGTTGCCCAGCAGATTTCTGCATGTTTTGGTGTCGCTGGTATTCCGCGATCACAGACCACAATGCTTACCGGAGAAGCAGCGCCGGGGATACGATCTGAGGAATGGAAGACGAAGCGCGTATTTTTCATGACTCCGCAGACTCTGGTTAACGACCTCAAAACTGGCATTGCCGACCCCAAGCGTATTGTTCTACTAGTTGTCGACGAAGCTCACCGCGCAACTGGTGGATACGCGTATGTGGAAGTAGTTAGCTTTCTTCGACGATTCAACAAAAGTTTCCGGGTTCTTGCTCTGACTGCTACTCCCGGCTCTACAGTGGAATCTGTTCAAGCAGTTATTGATGGACTAGATATTGCACGTGTCGAGATACGTACCGAACAATCTCTCGACATTCGAGAGTACGTTCATTCCAAAGACATTGAGACTCAAACGTTCGAAAATTCCGAAGAGATGGTCCTCTGTATGGACCTATTCTCTCGAGCATTGCAACCTCTTGTGGACCAGCTGCGCACCCTCAACGCCTACTGGGGACGAGATCCCATGATGCTGACTGCGTTCGGCTTGACCAAAGCGAGGCAACAATGGATGGCCTCAGATGCTGGAAGAAACGCAAACATGGGATTAAAAGCCAAAACTAACGCCATATTCACAGTTCTTGCGAGTTTGGCTCATGCCATTGATCTGCTCAAGTATCATGGGATTACCCCTTTCTACCGCCATTTGTTGCATTTTCAGTCCAGCGTTGATGGGAAAAAGGGTGGAAAGTACCAACGCCAGGTTGTCCAGGATGATCATTACAAGAAATTGATGAACCATCTTGATCCGTGGGTTAAGAATCCCGAATTCATTGGACACCCTAAGCTCGAATACCTCAAACAGGTGATCTTGAACCACTTCATGGACGCTGGTGAGGGTGGCGAAGGATCAAGTCAGTCGGCGACAAAAGTTATGATATTCGTGCACTTTCGGGATAGCGCCGAAGAAGTCACAAGAGTGTTGAAACGGTACGAGCCTATGATTCGGCCACATATCTTCGTCGGGCAGAGTAGTGCCAAGGGCTCAGATGGGATGAACCAGAAAACCCAACTGGGTGTCGTCGAGAAGTTCAAAAAGGGCACCTATAACACCATGGTAGCTACGTCAATCGGTGAAGAAGGTCTGGATATTGGTGAAGTCGACCTCATTGTGTGCTATGACTCCTCGGCTTCGCCAATCCGTATGCTCCAACGAATGGGGCGGACTGGTCGTAAAAGGTCCGGAAACATTGTCTTGCTCCTGATGCAAGGCAAAGAGGAGGAATCCTACATTAGGGCCAAAGACAATTACGAGAAGATGCAGCAAATGATAGCCAGCGGCACCCGGTTCACTTTCCATGATGATGCATCCCCTCGCATTCTTCCGGCAGACGTGAAACCTGTACCTGACAAAAGACAAATCGATATACCGGACGAGAACGCGCAGCAAGATTTGCCTGAGccgaaaaaaggaaaaggacgAGCTCCGAAAAGACCACCAAAGAAATTCCACATGCCAGATGATGTTGAAACAGGCTTCACCAAGGCATCTCGCCTCACCGGAGATAGAAAAAGCAAGGCGGGTGACAAGAGTAAGAGGCGTGTTCGAACACCAACTCCCGAGCCCGTTGAGTTGCCTGCGCTTGATGAAGTGCTGCTTACTTCACCGCAGCAACGAGAACTTGAACACCGGTATCAGAATATAGGGGGCACCAGTCCGCAGTTTATTCGTTATCCGAGAAATGATGCCTTCCCTCGCTTGCAACATGTTTTAAGGCCTACGAAATCGGTGAGACACGGGAAAGTGACTCGCCGTATGATCGGTACACTGCGAAATATGGCCAATGTGAATGCTGACTGCGAAAAGCGTTTCAAGCATATCCTATCTCTTGTACCTAAACCGCCTCCAAAGCGTTCGTCTTTTGTCGGCCAAGCACCCCGGCAGAAGCAGAGCGATGAACAGCCGACGAATCATTCTAAGGGACTCAAACCTCTTCATTCAAATCTAAAACCAAATCAACTGCCTGTCGAGTTCAATGGGGAATCGGATCTCGATGACGAACCACCTTCTCCCGATGTGTTGTCTTCCCTGGGAGACCGTCAAGAGCCACCTAAAGCCTCACAGGTCAGCGACCTGGATGGTAATTATGACCTTCCGGACCTCAAGACACTTTTTGAGCAGGCGGACGCAGACAGTCAGCCCACGCATAAGCGACGTAGAGTCGTGGATGATGAGTGTGATGAATAA